One genomic segment of Candidatus Zixiibacteriota bacterium includes these proteins:
- a CDS encoding YraN family protein, with product MEKMKTVQKGKSGERIAAEYLKAKGFEILFTNYRYGHKEIDIIARDKSYIVFVEVKAGRSKAYGPPAGWVNLRKQKKLAEVATAFMQEHQFPGYDFRFDVVAIDTSSGKEIIEHIQNAFYLEG from the coding sequence ATGGAAAAGATGAAAACCGTTCAGAAGGGTAAATCAGGCGAGAGAATCGCTGCAGAATATCTCAAAGCTAAAGGGTTTGAGATACTGTTTACCAATTACCGTTATGGCCACAAGGAAATCGACATAATTGCCAGGGATAAAAGTTACATCGTATTTGTCGAGGTTAAAGCTGGCAGGAGTAAAGCTTATGGTCCTCCTGCCGGGTGGGTCAATCTGAGAAAACAGAAAAAATTAGCAGAGGTAGCAACTGCCTTTATGCAGGAGCACCAGTTTCCGGGTTATGATTTCAGGTTCGACGTAGTGGCTATAGATACCAGTTCAGGCAAAGAGATAATCGAGCATATCCAGAATGCTTTTTATTTAGAAGGCTGA
- a CDS encoding DUF4296 domain-containing protein, whose product MFSRYKIILILLALVIVALVLFLLFRPKSPDEDKFVEVYIQLSIAQMKFQDNPERLAAERKKVFSEYKYSQKELDRFIKFYQKHPEKWVELWEKISQRLSELIEREKTQPSK is encoded by the coding sequence ATGTTTTCCAGGTATAAAATCATACTTATTCTCCTCGCCCTGGTCATAGTTGCCTTGGTTCTATTTCTGCTGTTTCGCCCTAAGAGTCCGGATGAGGACAAGTTCGTAGAGGTCTACATACAGCTTTCCATAGCCCAGATGAAATTTCAGGACAACCCTGAGAGATTAGCGGCTGAGAGAAAGAAGGTTTTTTCAGAATATAAGTACTCTCAAAAAGAACTGGATAGATTCATTAAGTTTTACCAGAAACATCCGGAAAAGTGGGTTGAGCTCTGGGAGAAGATAAGCCAGCGTTTATCTGAATTGATCGAAAGAGAGAAAACTCAGCCTTCTAAATAA